One part of the Quercus lobata isolate SW786 chromosome 7, ValleyOak3.0 Primary Assembly, whole genome shotgun sequence genome encodes these proteins:
- the LOC115954328 gene encoding uncharacterized protein LOC115954328, translating into MCMGYYPVIPTDSETIRHLRKVHVRNSTVQTVQRDIKRVYGKYAPFQFLAYWSELWHFYEKTFGKPSEMLYSDYKLIMPVIWEAQVVQKRGRKNADQSQA; encoded by the exons ATGTGCATGGGATATTACCCTGTCATTCCAACAGATTCTGAAACTATTCGGCATCTAAGAAAG GTCCATGTGAGAAATTCCACCGTTCAAACGGTACAGAGAGATATTAAACGTGTATATGGGAAGTATGCGCCATTTCAGTTCTTGGCATActg GTCAGAACTCTGGCACTTCTATGAAAAGACGTTTGGGAAGCCAAGCGAAATGCTATACTCTGATTATAAACTAATCATGCCAGTAATATGGGAAGCACAAGTAGTacaaaaaagaggaagaaaaaatgcTGACCAAAGTCAAGCCTAG
- the LOC115953501 gene encoding splicing factor-like protein 1, whose translation MEAAAANINEAQIETLDPPLPPPPETLESSYYHQNQPQPPPPHSETLIPDQNPCNDFPQNTLDDNNNSSFPTNKPLLSENGGLTNNTHSGTGTTDKDCSGGEEETTSRRSRRRSRWDPQPDSNNNNSIVVYGVDSSNQNGNGSGESGSGPRKRKSRWADDEPKPLPTSLPIQLPDFMKELTGGIEFDPEIQALNSRLLEISRMLSSGLPLDDRPEGARSPSPEPIYDNMGIRINTREYRARERLNRERTEIISQIIKRNPAFKPPADYRPPKLQKKLYIPMKEYPGYNFIGLIIGPRGNTQKRMERETGAKIVIRGKGSVKEGRLQQKRDLKPDPSENEDLHVLVEADTQDALDAAAGMVEKLLQPVDEVLNEHKRQQLRELAALNGTIRDEEYCRLCGEPGHRQYACPSRTSTFKSDVLCKICGDGGHPTIDCPVKGTTGKKMDDEYQNFLAELGGSVPESSTKQSTMLALGSGTSNSESNPPWANNTRNAVSTSHAGLGATVVKPTKEIDDTNLYIGYLPPTLDDDGLISLFSPFGDIVMAKVIKDRVTGLSKGYGFVKYGDIQMANNAIASMNGYRLEGRTIAVRVAGRPPQPVVPPGPPASAMPTYPVSSQPLGAYPSQQFAAGGPLGNAPPPSYGGTPVPWGPPVPPHYSPYAPPPPGSTMYPPVQGQPMPPYGVQYPPPVQPVPPGAPSQPPTSSEAQQSYPLGVQTENSTSAQSIPTNMYGNSMAAAPQPTYPTSSYGYPSYYSAVPPPPPPPASVPGSTADQSQGIGNVPWATNPQVPPPGSSAEKTNYGADAEYEKFMSEMK comes from the coding sequence ATGGAAGCAGCAGCAGCAAACATCAACGAAGCGCAAATCGAAACCCTAGaccctcctcttcctcctccacCGGAAACCCTAGAATCCTCTTACTACCACCAaaaccaaccacaaccaccacctccTCACTCCGAAACCCTAATCCCAGATCAAAACCCTTGCAACGATTTTCCCCAAAATACCCTCGACGACAATAATAATTCCTCTTTTCCCACCAACAAACCCTTGCTTTCCGAAAACGGCGGCTTGACCAACAACACCCACAGCGGCACCGGCACCACCGACAAGGATTGTTCCGGCGGCGAAGAGGAAACCACCAGCCGACGTAGTCGCCGCCGCAGCCGATGGGATCCGCAGCCCGATTCTAACAACAATAACAGCATCGTTGTCTACGGCGTCGATAGCAGCAACCAGAATGGCAACGGCAGTGGCGAATCGGGCAGTGGGCCGCGGAAGAGGAAGTCGCGATGGGCCGACGATGAGCCCAAGCCCCTGCCGACTTCGTTGCCGATTCAGCTCCCTGATTTCATGAAAGAACTCACTGGAGGTATTGAATTTGATCCTGAAATTCAAGCTTTGAATAGTAGGCTTTTAGAGATTAGTCGAATGTTATCGTCTGGTTTGCCTTTAGATGATAGACCTGAAGGGGCTCGATCTCCTTCACCGGAACCGATTTATGATAATATGGGAATTAGGATTAACACTAGGGAGTATCGTGCTCGAGAGAGATTGAACCGAGAGAGGACTGAGATTATTTCCCAGATTATTAAACGTAACCCGGCTTTTAAGCCGCCTGCGGATTATAGGCCACCCAAGCTTCAGAAGAAGCTTTATATACCGATGAAGGAGTACCCGGGTTATAATTTTATCGGGCTTATTATCGGGCCAAGAGGGAATACCCAGAAGAGGATGGAGAGGGAGACGGGTGCTAAGATTGTGATCCGGGGTAAAGGGTCAGTGAAGGAGGGTAGGTTGCAGCAGAAGAGGGATTTGAAGCCTGATCCTTCTGAAAATGAGGATTTGCATGTGTTGGTTGAGGCGGATACGCAGGATGCACTTGATGCTGCAGCGGGGATGGTGGAGAAGCTGTTGCAGCCGGTGGATGAGGTGTTGAATGAGCATAAGAGGCAGCAGCTTAGGGAGCTGGCGGCATTGAACGGGACAATAAGGGATGAAGAGTATTGTAGGTTGTGTGGTGAACCGGGGCATCGGCAGTATGCGTGCCCTTCGCGTACTTCGACTTTTAAGAGTGATGTGTTGTGTAAGATATGTGGTGATGGTGGGCATCCAACTATTGATTGTCCAGTGAAAGGGACTACTGGAAAGAAGATGGATGATGAGTATCAGAACTTTTTGGCAGAGTTAGGAGGTTCAGTTCCTGAGtcatcaaccaaacaaagcaCTATGTTGGCACTTGGTTCTGGAACTAGTAATTCAGAAAGCAATCCTCCTTGGGCTAATAATACTAGGAATGCTGTTAGTACATCACATGCTGGATTAGGGGCAACTGTGGTCAAACCCACGAAGGAAATTGATGATACAAACTTGTATATTGGGTACTTGCCACCTACTCTTGACGATGATGGTTTGATCAGTTTGTTTTCACCTTTTGGTGATATTGTGATGGCTAAGGTTATCAAGGACAGGGTTACTGGACTGAGCAAAGGGTATGGTTTTGTGAAGTATGGAGATATTCAAATGGCCAATAATGCCATTGCAAGCATGAATGGTTATCGGCTAGAGGGGCGGACTATTGCGGTGAGAGTTGCCGGTAGGCCTCCTCAGCCTGTTGTGCCTCCCGGCCCACCAGCCTCGGCAATGCCCACATATCCTGTTTCAAGCCAGCCCCTCGGTGCCTATCCATCTCAACAATTTGCAGCAGGTGGCCCTCTTGGGAATGCGCCACCTCCAAGTTACGGGGGCACTCCAGTTCCATGGGGACCTCCTGTTCCTCCTCACTATTCTCCTTATGCTCCTCCTCCCCCTGGTTCAACCATGTATCCTCCTGTCCAGGGTCAACCTATGCCACCTTATGGTGTACAGTATCCTCCACCTGTGCAGCCAGTTCCCCCTGGTGCCCCTTCTCAGCCTCCAACTTCAAGTGAAGCACAACAAAGTTACCCTCTTGGAGTGCAAACTGAAAACAGTACTTCTGCTCAATCTATACCAACCAATATGTATGGGAACTCTATGGCTGCAGCGCCACAACCTACATATCCCACATCTTCATATGGCTATCCATCTTATTACAGTGCAGTTCCACCGCCACCTCCGCCTCCTGCATCTGTTCCTGGCTCAACTGCTGATCAATCACAGGGCATTGGAAATGTTCCCTGGGCCACAAATCCACAGGTTCCCCCTCCTGGTTCTTCTGCAGAGAAGACAAACTATGGTGCAGATGCAGAGTATGAGAAGTTCATGTCAGAGATGAAATAA
- the LOC115951355 gene encoding short integuments 2, mitochondrial-like yields MGLGEAKRVVTNKKLKGLGEMAFAVGGGPVNWFPGHMAAATRAIRDRLKLADLVVEVRDARIPFSSASHHLQPQLSSKRRVVALNKKDLANPNIMPKWIRYFDSCSTNQDCVAINAHSKTSVNKLLELVEFKLREVISREPTLLVLVVGVPNVGKSALINSIHQIASSRFPVQEKMKRATVGPLPGVTQDIAGYKIAHQPSIYVLDTPGVLVPSIPDIETGLKLALTGSVKDSVVGEERIAQYLLAVLNTRGTPLHWKHLNNRRLEGIRYDSKEKHEYNLKDLRPKRRKLPNDSDVFYVEDLVTEVQCALYLTLLEFTGNVEDESDLEGLIEQQFVALQKAFKIPHKASEARLMVSKKLLTLFRAGKLGPFILDDVPDANTVS; encoded by the exons ATGGGATTGGGAGAGGCAAAGAGAGTGGTAACTAACAAGAAATTGAAGGGGTTGGGGGAGATGGCTTTCGCCGTCGGCGGTGGCCCCGTCAACTGGTTCCCCGGCCACATGGCCGCCGCCACACGCGCCATCAGAGACCGCCTCAAACTCGCAGACCTCGTCGTCGAAGTCCGCGACGCTCGCATTCCTTTCTCCTCCGCCAGCCACCACCTCCAACCCCAGCTCTCCTCCAAACGACGCGTCGTTGCTCTCAACAAGAAAGACTTGGCCAACCCTAACATCATGCCCAAATGGATTCGCTACTTCGATTCCTGCTCCACCAACCAGGATTGCGTCGCCATTAATGCCCATAGCAAGACCTCTGTTAACAAG CTTCTTGAGCTTGTGGAGTTCAAGCTAAGGGAAGTGATTTCAAGGGAACCTACACTACTTGTTTTGGTGGTTGGTGTTCCTAATGTTGGCAAGTCggctttaattaattcaatCCATCAAATTGCATCGTCTCGATTTCCTG TGCAGGAGAAGATGAAGCGAGCTACAGTCGGCCCATTGCCCGGAGTTACTCAAGATATTGCTGGATACAAG ATTGCACATCAGCCTAGCATATATGTCCTAGACACTCCAGGAGTATTGGTTCCAAGTATCCCCGACATAGAGACAGGACTGAAGCTAGCTCTTACAG GGTCTGTGAAAGATTCAGTGGTAGGTGAGGAGCGTATTGCACAATACTTGCTAGCGGTTTTAAATACTCGGGGGACCCCCCTTCATTGGAAGCACTTGAACAACAGGAGACTGGAAGGGATTCGGTATGATTCTAAGGAAAAACATGAGTATAACCTTAAAGATCTTCGGCCAAAAAGGAGGAAGCTGCCAAATGACTCTGATGTATTTTACGTTGAG GATCTTGTCACAGAAGTCCAATGTGCTTTGTATTTAACTCTGTTAGAATTCACCGGTAATGTAGAAGATGAGAGTGACTTGGAGGGTCTTATAGAGCAGCAGTTTGTAGCACTGCAGAAGGCATTTAAGATACCTCATAAGGCCTCAGAAGCTCGTTTGATGGTATCAAAAAAGCTTCTTACTTTATTTAGGGCAGGTAAACTTGGTCCATTCATCCTTGATGATGTCCCCGATGCAAATACTGTGTCTTGA